CCGTCTACGTGACCCACGACCAGGTCGAGGCCATGACGATGGGTGACCGCGTGGCGGTCCTCAAGGACGGCCTGCTCATGCAGGTCGACAGCCCCCGCCGCATGTACGACCACCCGAACAACGTCTTCGTCGCCGGCTTCATCGGCTCCCCCGCCATGAACCTGCTGAACCTGGACGTCGTCGACGGCGGCGTGAAGTTCGGCTCCACCACCGTGCCGGTGCCCCGCGACACCCTCCAGGAGACCGGCTCGACCGTGACCCTGGGTGTTCGCCCCGAGGACCTCGACCTCGCTGACGACGGCCTGCCCGTCGAGGTCGACGTCGTCGAGGAGCTCGGCGCCGACGCCTACCTGTACGGCCGCGCGAAGCTGGGCTCCTCCGAGCAGCAGATCATCGCCCGCGTCGACGGTCGCCGTCCTCCCCAGGCCGGCTCCACGGTGCGCGTGGTCCCCAAGTCGAACCACATCCACCTGTTCTCGTCCAAGGACGGGCAGCGCATCGGCGACTGAGCTCCGCTCGCAGAGCAGCTCAGCACCACCTGGTCCACCCCGAGGGGCGTCCCGCTGCGGCGGGGCGCCCCTCGGCGCGTCACACGTCGAGGAGACGACGCCCCTCGAAGGCCCGGCCCAGCGTGACCTCGTCGGCGTACTCCAGGTCACCGCCCACGGGAAGGCCCGAGGCGAGGCGCGTGACCCGCAGCCCCATCGGCTTGAGCATGCGGGCCAGGTAGGTGGCGGTGGCCTCGCCCTCGAGGTTGGGGTCGGTGGCCAGGATCACCTCGGTGACCTCGCCCGACGCCAGGCGCGCCAGCAGCTCGCGGACGCGCAGGTCGTCGGGGCCGACGCCCTCGATGGGGCTGATCGCGCCGCCGAGCACGTGGTAGCGACCGCGGAACTCCCGGGTGCGCTCGATCGCGACGACGTCCTTCGGCTCCTCCACGACGCACAGCACGGTGGGGTCGCGACGCACGTCGAGGCAGATCCGGCACTGCTCCTCCTGCGCGACGTTCCCGCAGACCGAGCAGAACCTCACCCGGCGCTTGACCTCCGTCAGCGCCGAGACGAGCCGGGCCACCTCGTCCTCGTCAGCCGCGAGCAGGTGGAACGCCAGGCGCTGGGCGCTCTTGGGCCCCACCCCGGGCAGCCGCCCCAGCTCGTCGATGAGGTCCTGGACCGCGCCCTCGTACACGCGGCGAGCCTACGTGCCGCTGCCGACCACCCGGGCCACGACGCCCGTTCCCCGGGCCCTCGGTGGCGGGCCCGCCGGCCGGGGCCTCAGCGGCGCTCGTCGACGGACAGCACCCGGCCGCCCAGCAGTCGCTGCACCACGGGCAGGCCCACCTGGCCGGACCCCTCGGCGTCGGGGTCGTCCCGGCTGGGCTCGTCCTCGGGAGCGGTCTGCGCACGAGCGGCCTGCCCGCCAGCAGAGGCGTCGCCGCCTCCGGCCGCGGCCCCCGCGGCGGACCGCATGGCGGAGCGCGCGAGGTCGGCACCGCTCAGGGGCCGCCCCGGGGCGGCGCCGCGGTGGACCGGCTGAGCGACCGGCTGGACGACCGGCTGCGGGGTCGGCGGGGTCGGCGGGGCAGCGCCCGGCGACGAGGACCCAGAACCGGCCGGTCCGCCCGTCGGGGGGGCCTGCAGGGACGACGACGGTCCGGATGCGGTCGCAGGACGGCGCCGGGACAGCTCGCCGGTGTCGGCCCACGGGTCGTCGTGCTCCGGAGGCGGGGGCTCGCCGTCGTCGGGGGGCTCGGGGGGTGGGGCGTCCTCCCAGGGGGGCGGCGCCGCGCTGCGCTGCCGCGCCCGCTGGACCGACGCGCCCCTCGGAAGGTCCTGCGAGGGGGCTTCCCGCTCCGGGTCCGTGCGCCCCGGGGCGTGCGTCGGCCGCTGCTCCGGGCGTGGGCCAGCACCCGGGTCCGCGGACCGCTCGGGCGAGGGCTCGCTCCCGGCCTCCGGCCCACCGGCCCGAGCCGCTGGAGCCGCTGGAGCCGTCGGTGCGGTCGGTGCCGCCGGCGGGCGGCTCGACGGGGGCTGGGCCGTGGCACCGGGCACGGGGATGCCCGCGTTGACGGCGACGACCTGGCGGTCGAGGCCGATGACGGCGATGAGCGCCTCGCGGACGAAGTCGGCGTGCGGACCGATGCTGAACGCCTGGAGGGTGTTCGGACGCGCGAACTGCAGCACGACGCGCTGCTCGTCGACGTGGGCCACCTGGGCGTCCTGGCTGACGCGGGTCCAGGTGCGGCGCTTGACGCTGGCCAGGTGGTCGAGGACGTCGGGCCACATCCGCCGCACGGCCTCGGTGGAGTGGGCGTCGGCGGGCCCTCCCGTCGGCACACCCCCGACCGGGTCGGGCGAGACCGCCACCGGGGTGGGCGCCCCGGCCTGCTCGGGGTCGGCCCCCGGCGCGGATGCGGGCTCGCGCTCCTCCGGGGACCGGTCGGGGCCGGTGCCGGGGGCGACGCGGGCGGCCTCCGCCGCCGCGGCGGGGAGCACGGGCGCCTGCTGGGCCTCGCGCTGCGGCTCCTCCGGGACGCGGTCCGCGGGGCCGGTGCGGTCGCGCCGGTCGTCGTCAGCAGCGCGCTCGGCGCGCTCGGGCGCCTGCTCGGGGACGGCGGACGGGGCGGGTGCCGCCCCGTCCCGGCGACGGGCGATGAGGTCGCGCACCTGGCGCGCACCGCGCGGCTCGCCGTCCTCAGCCGGCGGCTCCGGGCGGAGGTCGGCGGCGCTGGGGTCGGCGTGCAGCGAGCGCGCCGCGCCCTCGTGCTCCGCGGCGGGAGCGCCACCGGAGGCGGGGACGCCGCCGGGGACGGACAGGCGCCGCTCGACGCGGTCGAGGCGGGCCGCCAGGCCGCGCTCGCCGTCGTCGGCGGCGGGCAGCAGCATGCGGGCGCACAGCAGCTCGAGGTGCAGCCTCGGCGACGTGGCGCCGGTCATCTCGGTGGAGGCGGTGTTGGCCAGGTCCGCGGCGCGGGACAGCTGGGCGGCGCCGAAGCCCGCCGCCTGCAGCGCCATCCGCTCCAGCTGGTCCGACGGGACCCCGGGGAAGACCTGGGAGGCGCGCTCCCCCACCGCCTGCACCACGACGAGGTCGCGCAGTCGCTGGAGCAGGTCGTCGACGAAGCGGCGGGGGTCCTGCCCGGAGGAGATGACGCGGTCGACCACCTGGAAGACCGTGGCGCCGTCCCCGGCGGCGAAGGCCGCGGTGACGTCGTCCAGGAGGGTCGCGTGGGTGTAGCCGAGCAGTCCCACCGCGTGCTCGTAGTCGATGCCGCCCGGCCCGGCCCCCGCGGCCAGCTGGTCGAGGACCGACAGCGAGTCGCGCACCGAGCCGGCACCCGCCCTGACCACCAGCGGCAGCACGCCGGGGCCCACCTGCACCCCCTCGGTGTCGCACACCTGCTGCAGGTGCGCCTGCAGGACCTGCGGCGGGACCAGCCGGAACGGGTAGTGGTGGGTGCGTGAGCGGATGGTGCCGAGCACCTTGTCGGGCTCGGTGGTGGCGAAGATGAACGCGATGTGCGACGGGGGCTCCTCGACGATCTTCAGCAGCGCGTTGAAGCCCTGGGGCGTCACCATGTGCGCCTCGTCGATGATGAAGACCTTCTGGCGGTCCCGCGCCGGGGCGAAGGTGGCCCGCTCGCGCAGCTCGCGCGCGTCGTCGACACCGCCGTGGCTGGCGGCGTCGATCTCGACGACGTCGAGGCTGCCGGGTCCGCCCCGGGCGAGCTCGACGCAGCTGTCGCAGGTGCCGCAGGGGGTGTCGGTGGGGCCCTGGGCGCAGTTGAGGCAGCGGGCGAGGATGCGGGCCGAGGTGGTCTTGCCGCAGCCGCGCGGACCGGAGAACAGGTACGCCTGGCCGATGCGGCCCGAGCGGAGCGCCGCGCGGAGCGGGTCGGTGACGTGCTCCTGCCCGATGACCTCCGCGAAGGAGTCGGGGCGGTAGCGGCGGTACAGGGCGGTGGCCACGTCAGCATCCTCCCGTCCGCCTACGACACTGCCGACAGCTCCGGCGCAGCGCCTGTGGACAGCGGGGCCGGACAGGGAAGGACCCCTCGCGCACCCACCAGAGCCCACCTGCCCTTGCTGCCTTCCGGCCCTGGGGGGGTTCAGCAGGATGGCGCCGCACGAGGGGCCGCCGACACTGTAGCGCGCCGCCGCCGGCCGGCCGAGCGCCCCGCCGGGGGTGGCACCGCTGACGGCCGCCCCGGCCGTCCGGTATCGTCAGCGGCGGAGGATTCGCCTAGTGGCCTATGGCGCTCGCCTGGAACGCGGGTTGGGTTAACGCCCTCGCGGGTTCAAATCCCGCATCCTCCGCACTCGGGGCCCGGACGCAGCAGCGTCCGGGCCCTTCTGCTCCACCCCTGCGCGGACCGGGCTGTCGGACCCCTCTGGGACGGTGCCGGGGTCGACGAGGAGGCGCCGCCGCGGTGCCGTGCGAGGAGGTCTGCGTGCCACAGGACGTGCTGGAGGAGCTGGACTGCCCCTGGTGCTCGGCGCTGCGGCCGTTCGAGGTCCCTCCGTGCGCCGAGGGACACGGAGGGGCGTGCCCCGAGCGGGTGTGCACCGCCTGCTCGGGGGCCCTGCTGGTCGGTGGGACCTCCCTCGCGGCGACCGGTCCCGCCGCGGTGTCCAGCACCCGGGGACGGCACCTGGCGGTCGTCGCCTGAGGCCCTCCGGACGGCTCGGCGTAGGGTCGACGGGGTGATCTTCGCCCGCGTCGGAGACTCCCGGCCCTATCCCGAGCACGGCTGCGACACGCCCCGCCAGTGGGCCGCCGTGCCACCGCGGCAGGTGCGCCTGGACGAGCTGGTGACCACCAAGCGCACGCTCGACCTGGGCAGCCTGCTGTCGGAGGACTCGACGTTCTACGGAGACCTCTTCGCCCACGTGGTCCAGTGGCGCGGCACGCTCTACCTCGAGGACGGGCTCCACCGGGCCCTGAGAGCGGCGCTGCAGCAGCGCAGCGTGCTGCACGCGCGGGTGCTGGTGGTCCCCGACTGACGCTCAGGCGCCACGGCGACGGTGCACGAGCAGCGCGGCGAACACCGGCACGCCCACCAGCGCGGTCCCGACGCCCACGGGCAGCGGGGTCGGCGCGAAGACCACCCGGCCCACCGCGTCGACCCAGACCACGAACACCGCTCCGAGCACCGCCGCCACGGGCACCAGCCGCAGGTGCGACTGCCCCACGAGCAGGCGCGCGGCGTGCGGCAGCACCAGCCCGACGAAGCCCACGGCTCCGACCGCGCTGACCAGGGCGGCGGTGAGCAGCGCGGTGAGCACGAGCAGGGCCGCCCGCAGGCGCGCCACGGGGACGCCGAGGGAGGACGCGAGGTCGTCGCCGAAGGCGAGGGCGTCCAGCGAGCGGGCGGCCACCACGCACACCGCCACCCCGACGAGCACCACCGAGCCCGTCAGCACGACGTCGGGCCACCTCACCCCCTCCAGCGACCCGAGCAGCCAGAACATGACGCCGCGGACCTGGTCGGAGTCGGCGACGGCGAAGACGACCAGCGAGGTGAGCGCGGAGAAGAGCTGGGTGCCGGCCACCCCGGCCAGCACCACCACGGTCGTGCCGCCGCCGGCCAGCCGGGTCAGCCCCAGCACCGCGGCGAAGGCCAGCAGCGCCCCGACGAACGCCCCGCCGGACAGTCCCAGCACCCCGCCGCCCAGGCCCATGACCCCGATGACGACGGCGCCGGTGGAGGCCCCCGAGGAGATCCCGAGGACGAAGGGGTCGGCCAGGGCGTTGCGCAGCAGGGACTGGAGCACCACGCCGCACACCGACAGGCCCGCGCCACAGGCCGCGGCGACGAGGGCCCGCGGCAGGCGCTCCTCCCAGACGATGGCGTCCTCGGAGGCGCGCACGGGGATGCCGGCGCCGGTCAGGTGGTTCAGGAGCACGTCGCGGACGTTGACCAGCGAGACGTCGGCGGGCCCCAGGGTGGTGGCCACCCCGACCGACCAGACCAGCAGGACGGCGCCCACGACCAGGACAGCCGCCGGGACCAGCCCCCGTCGGCCCAGACGACCGACGGCCGCTGCGCGGGACGGCGACGAGGGCGCCGCCGTCGTCCTGCTCAGAGCTCGTCCTGGTGCTCGTCGTACCAGGCGCGGACCTTCTCCAGGCCGTCGACGAAGCGGATGGAGGGGTTCATCTCGGCTCCGTGCAGGGCGATGTACCGCTGGTGCTGCACCGCGTCCAAGGTCGAGGTGAGGGGGTCGGCGGCGAGGAAGGCGGTCTTGTCGTCGAGGCGGTCGCCGCTGAACCTGTCGCGCTGCAGGTCGCCCAGCACCAGCACGTCGGGCTGGGCGGCCACGACGGTCTCCCACCCGGTGGCGGCCCAGTCCTCGGGCTGGCTCGCGAAGGCGTTCTCCAGCCCGGTCGGTGCGGTGAGCAGCGCGGGCGCCCCGAGGCCGCCGGCGACGTACGGCGTCGAGGTGTCCGCGAACCAGAACGCGACCGTCGTGCCCGACAGGTCCAGGCCCTCGGTGGCGGCGGCCGCGCGCTGCTGGAGCCGGTCGACGAGGGCGTCCCCGCGGTCGGCGACGTCGAAGACCTCGGCCAGCTCGTGGACCTCCTGGTACACCGCCTCCACGGTCACCGGGCGGGTGCGGGTGCCGCCGCCGTTGATGCTCGTGGAGCCCTCGCAGTCAGTGGGCGACAGGTAGCTGTCGACACCGGTCTCCGCGAGCCGCGCCCGGGTGGTGACCCCGCCCTCGGCGAAGTGGCGCCCGAAGGAGGCGGTGACGAAGTCGGGGTCGGCGCCCAGGAGCACCTCGTAGGTGGGAGCGTCGTCCGCCAGGCGCGGCACGGAGGCGTTCGCCTCGGCGAGCTCCGGCAGCACGGGGTCGGTCCAGGAGGCGGTGCCGACCACGCGGTCGGCGAGCCCCAGCGACAGCAGGATCTCGGTGGAGCCCTGGTCGAGCGAGGCGACGCGCTGCGGCGGGGCGTCGACCACCACCTGCTGGCCGCAGTTGTCCAGCACGAGCGGGTACTGGGTGCGCCCCTCGCCGGCCGGTGCGACCGTCGGGGGCGCCTGGACGGGCTCTGAGGCGCCGCAGCCCGCGAGCGCGCCGACGAGGACGGCGGCGAGGGCGGCGGCGAGCGCACCGGTGCGGGCGCGGGACGGGGACGGGCGGATGGGCACGAGGCTGCTGCTCCGGGGGGCTGGGACGTGCGGGGGGCCGAGCTCAGGGGCTCGCAGTGAGGTGAGGCTAACCTATGCATGGCCGGTGATCTCGTGGCCGGCGCCACCGCGGGGGCGGCCCCGCTCCGCGGTGGTGGTCTCCCGGCGGGGCGGATCACTGACACACTCCACCCTCGTGTCCCCCCGGAGGTCGGCGTGAGCGAGGTGCCCCAGGCACTGCTCGAGGCGGATCCGGTGGTGTGCGTCGACGCCCTCGGCCAGCCCCTGAGGTCCGTGCTGGCGGCCACCCCGTGCTGGCAGGTGGACGAGGCCTTCCGCGCCGACCCCGACCTGGTGTGCCTCGCCGTCACCGGCGACGGCGAGGACGACGGCGGCGCAGCGGGCGCTCCGAGGACGCCCGGGCTCCTCTCGCGCGCCGACTTCCTCAACGCCATGAGCGGTCGCTTCGGCTACGGCCGCTCCCTCCACGCCCGACGGCCCGTCGGCCAGTTCGCCGACCGCGACGTGCTCGTGCTGGACGCGCGCACGAGCGTGCCGCGGGCCGCGGAGCTGCTCCTGGCCCGCGAGCGGTCGCGCCGGTTCTCCGAGGTGCTGGTGCGCCGCCCGGACGGGGAGCTGCGGCTGCTCGAGGCGGAGCACGTCTTCCGGGCGCTGTCGGCGCAGCTCGCGGTGGAGGCCCTCACCGACCCGCTGACCGGGCTGGCCAACCGGGCGCACTTCCTGCGCCGCCTCGGCGAGGTCTGCGCGGGCACCGGGGGCGCCGTCGTCGCCTTCGTCGACCTGGACGGCTTCAAGGCCGTCAACGACTCCTCCGGGCACGCCGCCGGTGACCAGCTGCTGCGCTGCACCGCCGACCGCCTCCGCGGCTGCGCGGGCCCGCGGGCCGTGGTGGCCCGCCTCG
The nucleotide sequence above comes from Quadrisphaera sp. RL12-1S. Encoded proteins:
- the recR gene encoding recombination mediator RecR, which encodes MYEGAVQDLIDELGRLPGVGPKSAQRLAFHLLAADEDEVARLVSALTEVKRRVRFCSVCGNVAQEEQCRICLDVRRDPTVLCVVEEPKDVVAIERTREFRGRYHVLGGAISPIEGVGPDDLRVRELLARLASGEVTEVILATDPNLEGEATATYLARMLKPMGLRVTRLASGLPVGGDLEYADEVTLGRAFEGRRLLDV
- a CDS encoding DNA polymerase III subunit gamma and tau, translating into MATALYRRYRPDSFAEVIGQEHVTDPLRAALRSGRIGQAYLFSGPRGCGKTTSARILARCLNCAQGPTDTPCGTCDSCVELARGGPGSLDVVEIDAASHGGVDDARELRERATFAPARDRQKVFIIDEAHMVTPQGFNALLKIVEEPPSHIAFIFATTEPDKVLGTIRSRTHHYPFRLVPPQVLQAHLQQVCDTEGVQVGPGVLPLVVRAGAGSVRDSLSVLDQLAAGAGPGGIDYEHAVGLLGYTHATLLDDVTAAFAAGDGATVFQVVDRVISSGQDPRRFVDDLLQRLRDLVVVQAVGERASQVFPGVPSDQLERMALQAAGFGAAQLSRAADLANTASTEMTGATSPRLHLELLCARMLLPAADDGERGLAARLDRVERRLSVPGGVPASGGAPAAEHEGAARSLHADPSAADLRPEPPAEDGEPRGARQVRDLIARRRDGAAPAPSAVPEQAPERAERAADDDRRDRTGPADRVPEEPQREAQQAPVLPAAAAEAARVAPGTGPDRSPEEREPASAPGADPEQAGAPTPVAVSPDPVGGVPTGGPADAHSTEAVRRMWPDVLDHLASVKRRTWTRVSQDAQVAHVDEQRVVLQFARPNTLQAFSIGPHADFVREALIAVIGLDRQVVAVNAGIPVPGATAQPPSSRPPAAPTAPTAPAAPAARAGGPEAGSEPSPERSADPGAGPRPEQRPTHAPGRTDPEREAPSQDLPRGASVQRARQRSAAPPPWEDAPPPEPPDDGEPPPPEHDDPWADTGELSRRRPATASGPSSSLQAPPTGGPAGSGSSSPGAAPPTPPTPQPVVQPVAQPVHRGAAPGRPLSGADLARSAMRSAAGAAAGGGDASAGGQAARAQTAPEDEPSRDDPDAEGSGQVGLPVVQRLLGGRVLSVDERR
- a CDS encoding type II toxin-antitoxin system VapB family antitoxin; the encoded protein is MIFARVGDSRPYPEHGCDTPRQWAAVPPRQVRLDELVTTKRTLDLGSLLSEDSTFYGDLFAHVVQWRGTLYLEDGLHRALRAALQQRSVLHARVLVVPD
- a CDS encoding FecCD family ABC transporter permease, which translates into the protein MGRRGLVPAAVLVVGAVLLVWSVGVATTLGPADVSLVNVRDVLLNHLTGAGIPVRASEDAIVWEERLPRALVAAACGAGLSVCGVVLQSLLRNALADPFVLGISSGASTGAVVIGVMGLGGGVLGLSGGAFVGALLAFAAVLGLTRLAGGGTTVVVLAGVAGTQLFSALTSLVVFAVADSDQVRGVMFWLLGSLEGVRWPDVVLTGSVVLVGVAVCVVAARSLDALAFGDDLASSLGVPVARLRAALLVLTALLTAALVSAVGAVGFVGLVLPHAARLLVGQSHLRLVPVAAVLGAVFVVWVDAVGRVVFAPTPLPVGVGTALVGVPVFAALLVHRRRGA
- a CDS encoding ABC transporter substrate-binding protein, coding for MPIRPSPSRARTGALAAALAAVLVGALAGCGASEPVQAPPTVAPAGEGRTQYPLVLDNCGQQVVVDAPPQRVASLDQGSTEILLSLGLADRVVGTASWTDPVLPELAEANASVPRLADDAPTYEVLLGADPDFVTASFGRHFAEGGVTTRARLAETGVDSYLSPTDCEGSTSINGGGTRTRPVTVEAVYQEVHELAEVFDVADRGDALVDRLQQRAAAATEGLDLSGTTVAFWFADTSTPYVAGGLGAPALLTAPTGLENAFASQPEDWAATGWETVVAAQPDVLVLGDLQRDRFSGDRLDDKTAFLAADPLTSTLDAVQHQRYIALHGAEMNPSIRFVDGLEKVRAWYDEHQDEL